One window from the genome of Micromonospora aurantiaca ATCC 27029 encodes:
- a CDS encoding DMT family transporter, whose translation MGAALCLLSAACFGAMAVFGKLAYDAGVPPTSLLLVRFGLAAALLWLVLLTRPGLRRAAPGDAGGGRPATRRGRVVAVALGLGAIGYATQASLFFSALELMDASLLALILYTYPVMVTVAAVLLGRDRLTPGRGAALVAASGGTLLVLLGAGGAGFHPLGALLAFAAAVTYTVYILVSDTVVHRLAPVALSALVMTGAAGTLGARALVTDGVDLSFGWRGWFWLAAIAVVSTVVAMLAFFAGLRRTGPSTAAILSTFEPVVTAALATLALGEALTLAQLAGGALVLSSVAVLQLRPGRVRRREQAAGRPGPARDTEPAPAAR comes from the coding sequence GTGGGTGCCGCACTGTGTCTCCTGTCAGCCGCCTGTTTCGGCGCGATGGCCGTCTTCGGCAAGCTCGCGTACGACGCCGGTGTCCCCCCGACGTCTCTGCTGCTGGTGCGTTTCGGGCTGGCCGCCGCACTGCTCTGGCTCGTCCTGCTCACCCGGCCGGGCCTGCGCCGCGCGGCGCCGGGCGACGCCGGCGGTGGGCGGCCGGCGACGAGGCGTGGGCGGGTGGTGGCCGTCGCCCTGGGGCTGGGCGCGATCGGGTACGCCACGCAGGCGAGCCTGTTCTTCTCCGCGCTGGAGCTGATGGACGCGTCACTGCTGGCGCTGATCCTCTACACGTACCCGGTCATGGTGACAGTGGCCGCGGTCCTGCTCGGCCGGGACCGGCTCACCCCGGGACGCGGCGCGGCCCTGGTGGCCGCCTCGGGCGGAACGCTGCTGGTCCTGCTCGGCGCCGGTGGCGCGGGCTTCCACCCGCTCGGGGCGCTGCTGGCCTTCGCCGCCGCCGTCACCTACACGGTCTACATCCTGGTCTCCGACACCGTCGTGCACCGGCTGGCACCCGTGGCGCTGTCGGCGCTGGTGATGACCGGTGCCGCCGGCACCCTCGGCGCTCGCGCCCTGGTCACCGACGGCGTCGACCTGAGCTTCGGGTGGCGGGGATGGTTCTGGCTGGCCGCCATCGCCGTGGTCTCCACGGTCGTGGCGATGCTGGCCTTCTTCGCCGGCCTGAGGCGGACCGGTCCGTCCACCGCGGCCATCCTGTCCACCTTCGAACCCGTGGTCACCGCCGCGCTGGCCACGCTCGCGCTCGGCGAGGCCCTGACGCTCGCGCAGCTCGCCGGCGGCGCGCTGGTGCTGTCCTCCGTCGCGGTCCTGCAACTGCGCCCCGGCCGCGTACGCCGCCGGGAACAGGCGGCCGGCCGACCGGGACCGGCGCGCGACACCGAACCG
- a CDS encoding LysR substrate-binding domain-containing protein encodes MIELDLRRLRFLREFEERGTMAAVAAALGYSPSTVSQQLALLEKEAGVRLLSRAGRGVRLTEAGHVLARHARVLLSAAEAAEADLAALDCDVRGSVRAGGLQSAARRLLVPAVARMRAEHPRVRVEIFELELEQSLPGLRLGTVDLVIGDEYDSQPRPRPAGLRFTLLLEEPLRLVLPAAHPLAGPGGHVAVTDLRSEVWTASAEGTGHHAMVVGTCRRLGGYEPDLRHRSSDADVQLELVRAGAAVALMPALTLPDADPALAVRGIAETVLRRRLVAVTRDTPPGPALTAFLAAVTERVRDLGR; translated from the coding sequence ATGATCGAGCTGGACCTGCGGCGGTTGCGCTTCCTGCGGGAGTTCGAGGAACGCGGCACGATGGCCGCTGTCGCCGCGGCTCTGGGCTACAGCCCGTCGACTGTCTCGCAGCAGCTGGCCCTGCTGGAGAAGGAGGCAGGTGTCCGGCTGCTAAGCAGGGCCGGCCGCGGCGTACGGCTCACCGAGGCCGGGCACGTGCTCGCTCGGCACGCCCGGGTGCTGCTGTCGGCGGCCGAGGCGGCGGAGGCCGACCTGGCCGCCCTCGACTGTGACGTCCGGGGGAGCGTCCGGGCGGGCGGCCTGCAGTCGGCGGCGCGCCGCCTGCTCGTGCCGGCCGTGGCCCGGATGAGAGCCGAGCACCCGCGGGTCCGGGTGGAGATCTTCGAGCTGGAACTCGAACAGTCCCTGCCGGGCCTGCGCCTGGGCACCGTCGACCTGGTCATCGGCGACGAGTACGACAGCCAGCCCCGCCCCCGCCCGGCGGGGCTCCGTTTCACGCTCCTGCTCGAGGAGCCCTTGCGTCTCGTGCTTCCCGCCGCGCACCCGCTCGCCGGGCCCGGGGGACACGTCGCGGTCACCGACCTGCGGTCCGAGGTGTGGACCGCCTCCGCCGAGGGCACCGGGCACCACGCCATGGTGGTGGGGACGTGCCGTCGTCTCGGCGGCTACGAACCGGACCTGCGGCACCGTTCCAGCGACGCGGACGTCCAGCTGGAACTGGTCCGGGCCGGGGCGGCGGTCGCTCTGATGCCGGCCCTGACCCTGCCCGACGCCGACCCGGCGCTGGCGGTCCGGGGTATCGCCGAGACCGTCCTCCGGCGCCGCCTGGTCGCAGTCACCCGGGACACGCCGCCCGGGCCCGCCCTCACCGCGTTCCTGGCCGCCGTCACGGAGCGGGTCCGCGACCTCGGCCGGTAG
- a CDS encoding CsbD family protein: protein MSFTDKAKNKAQEMSGMAKERIGDVTDNERLRAEGASEQSTARAKQAGEHAKQAGRDVKDAFNK, encoded by the coding sequence ATGAGCTTCACCGACAAGGCGAAGAACAAGGCCCAGGAGATGAGCGGCATGGCCAAGGAGCGGATCGGCGACGTGACCGACAACGAGCGGTTGCGGGCCGAGGGCGCCTCCGAGCAGAGCACGGCGCGTGCCAAGCAGGCCGGGGAGCACGCCAAGCAGGCGGGCCGCGACGTCAAGGACGCCTTCAACAAGTGA